One genomic segment of Scylla paramamosain isolate STU-SP2022 chromosome 11, ASM3559412v1, whole genome shotgun sequence includes these proteins:
- the LOC135105102 gene encoding serine/arginine repetitive matrix protein 2-like: MQEYGGEEGHVRWKAEANSPLVNQVGDSMEDPVSPATPGAESLWNADSDASSELSDIYGDIDDHAARNLEAEDVDDADIFQELGRIADEEKQLSSYRASFEAQGNSGLIFDVYSQNQRKENCQTEQTTSELTDGKMTPTCDSNVLGHNLSQTEKDYARKEEKSEALIGNSTFVCESRESEFLQDGSSVSTCSKAKKKQTRDGTKKSVESHSKKKSKSHEHKDSGSKKENKTGSWNGSPTALQLGASPNKDLQFVLSRVMNSKCPLRSRETDSSAKKNGDVSKNQHSLPKEISSERCDHSKSSSREETLSSKGNCKSATSESKMGGKEKVLEVQEGKPSDERSVMRVATEAKELHTAPGPAPVSIASVSVVDKIMMMAGGPNRSSAADFMNVGDASTTEKKTNSYTIPKKIKKESQDNQLDLFEDFLVGQDRDELLQELKKLKAEQEQLQESLRSSQQRCLGLEKDNETLLNNMSSLWKTSVSQLRQKTNELTTLKREKEAIIFRRAMRQVPKDELDRVVSHIAAYDKEELKDFINSLKEEKEEKKECMCSRGTTTPGRSESVGQRVRQATRGVRLSPSSDSEAQTLKNLLGKKGETVTHSEEKLRTWSKTRASFRSQKCLFPREEERKEDVKLKTEMTKSVWSRLGRNDLDRRKTDVENERNRISAKEEEHANRSRDASNLGDHSRNKKSSSDKEKDSRKSVFSRLGIKRTTTNEEENASPSIDKHSQDDGSDVKRGLSKDGVPDAKTPQGKMEKMHHVKKAVELSDKCMEKVRPFKEPQDESLKDRTPSGIQVSSISESADAPHSTTMKHESLGAHLSKDPAPAQENGDETGVPSGFEDEMLSKTLFGQRMKNRLKNLSKPHLTIEQEQTLSSPSSPNVHTSIPKPHVETTPTHRQIRPQDKSKATITSPLENVRKVIPAESKAQSEDKVTIRSDEGEIKQDLYGNDKQGDGLSLEKNSKRLRKKLLSICKESSELGNKNFLKGNVEVSKEPSEKRTQEVYETTSDKEKEKELTETTRGNCQEIQEDNVEQVEKNYSERQVRSADNEDMMKNEKMLGDQMKTSEWNDIDSKEMDGAILCLAKLRSVFISEGKNINKQQEKDKHLLSLFGDENLSEDDGELISKEESKENQGSEIHRTSESQETPNNQCTNRKLECKMLLPQVKNRDSAKKVTEVHTEVENVQKLKKDSVQAGDCENKLQQGLNSNQEGDTEDTDTVTAKEYPKRKESNRTAYQAQKSKDGSEKVNHKSVLKERKRKSLKNASEVDVQNESKSRDKSQTTLRSGEDHSSMFEVKHRKHHTKDRTKKIRSDAKKHKDSDIQNVEEQAKEKTNSEKKNESKKTSLDMKQKSGKSEHKTNTKETEDTVPVTQNTDERNGVTTSKRKSKKKHASDESNDKEKSSDTTKGGSLQQKKNDGKILTRTPTPVLDEEMSSDDEDEEDAEVDVELNKSPVQSPRMENILLEHEALDGIKQQDQSDGKQMRDAEGKKKNVKNNPEKNPDEDLEGERTNVIKDKKIGEEDYSNITHDRNDECQDNVRKEREVTSQDTMSSIDDQDNDILQSLLGTNYNEDSLFLSEEELLYEDGCEKEDEEEEERNSVHDQKIKYGSDSKNDHKESIVEEEQKLKKQTESKELNEKTDRVCDLDTKVSITESISSPRRSGRERGRDTPKGKPHGSYGGRDDTDTTKKSVDKQSRGDALTPKTGEKENCSRSPSHSPSPQKGNLSKPLGSRIKKLFPSTSSRRQQGREEGVSPLMAREERLQSKRTEKQEPLSKRAEKQEPQSKRGERQEQQSKRVEKQESHKRLEKQEPQNRRSERQESRHSRDETGNLRPKDKDRRKDAEEHNRKRESHSPHVLSSQNRKSPPRLRKGRKRERSESEVSGKKDWSPRKKGERSSPRKRESREDKEEPASKKRRVSVKSRLTLPPNSDEENMTRPARWQPSTPETQRTRRISSRLRNQSHVADEHMREPGWQGGTQYASKTPETQKKSSPSSVPVDSKLLRSILTQSSSKCMEQEDEKEEGELDEDEEEGKEEDGCVDEPMKNHNKDNETCDTVSKKMNDIGRQPLKPKEHNSNMEDKGKTLQIKEHKASKHNACVDSRDTQDGKSCETDKQNIPVAADKEHYEQKNADSKIVIPDRTLDSEISPERVQYTACGIEGQNNPRSSKKRGEPEKQQYSQSKASSPRMTSLVQDAVQHQDMKTRRNRRKTLEYLSEDRKEDEDHNRENCTPVDDNATFYPGDLFQLMQPKAKGHLPPDLSMSSISSVSDDTIDLMVKQHNENFPFDITNGSDDSETSLLKYIAGSEEDRCDDNEVYEQKERTKGNNCVPNSDNDSCDEDEVNDEKVKGTLPENLHNLGTKEIVLNSNTGISKRKTRLMHENEQVSPHDNDLSGEEYTKDTEFAMQIHKEVTTKGMEKITQQCYKDTSESRSPVRCGSESALSYSSTSSESKSPFKCGSENVSPSSSASSESKSPVRCGSQNVSSSSSASGESKSPVRCESQNMSSSSNTSDSRADTERQDIPIHSAVCTTHPSNTEEEDIRGTTVCQTNITEADMDEQDQQSSSDDEDDSELDVENTDGETDEHTRKLAENNCRTTSDGQYFTRREHEDNAVVEDLPSETRPITESEKANNEANSSDDSDSDSDCECSECNSSSSSSSSSSSGSSSSSSSSDSSSSDSEMEDAGVDGVEDLEKSMFGGEKNSVPVNHMASGVQSCDQESSKTVPASPIKLVSPTKLGCKTPKKTPRKTSSRTHMTELSESSGSMGAFKKTPKKPPCKKTPCKKTVSKDAQSRTPKAKRVHASLPASTERQPQDTVHTSSEKSGHFHSLFEPSNENGINEDHKTSQADLGNSDMQTSLRWSLQQSEDTVRTRHNTSTPQTNSDLSLNKNPEKQKASLPPDSFISKTSQLKQKASPLDGSSSSKTYFMRSKLSPVSLTSTPQTNSDLSLNKIPGKQKVSSPSDSFISKTFQLKQKISPLDASSSISKTYFMRSKVSPVSLTNTAPSMPFIETADAPDKRSSFGPSPGRTAQLSCTDSNNVISVVHNSKKNVNQVPKKTSSRTPKKVIQKEAVTTTPTVEKSTAKKRRLTPTLVVSNVRNSSGKKMRMIAPAMYEGVSPRKLFARTDKINQERNSPLLSSPGSSVGSPEPTKNSINKDIVVPVKVRRAKRQLNLGLSSSPVQHIYMGKQSLGQSNAADSGSLHGGASQAGGGMTPAQQKTGDSSGQVLRRSPRKSQQSSKLSI, encoded by the exons ATGCAAGAATATGGTGGGGAAGAGGGCCATGTGAGATGGAA GGCTGAGGCAAATTCTCCATTGGTGAATCAAGTCGGGGACAGCATGGAGGATCCAGTGAGTCCAGCAACACCTGGTGCTGAGTCGTTGTGGAATGCAGATTCTGATGCCAGCTCGGAATTGAGTGACATCTATGGTGACATAGACGACCATGCTGCCAGGAACTTGGAGGCTGAAGATGTGGATGATGCTGACATATTTCAAGAGCTTGGTAGGATTGCAGATGAGGAGAAACAATTATCCAGCTACAGGGCAAGCTTTGAGGCTCAAGGAAACTCAGGTCTCATATTTGATGTCTATTCACAAaaccaaaggaaagaaaattgccAGACTGAGCAAACTACAAGTGAACTCACTGATGGTAAAATGACACCTACTTGTGACAGTAATGTCTTGGGTCACAACTTGTCACAGACTGAGAAGGATTATgccaggaaagaagaaaaatctgaGGCTCTAATTGGTAATTCTACATTTGTCTGTGAGAGTAGAGAAAGTGAATTTTTGCAAGATGGCAGTTCTGTGAGCACTTGTagcaaagcaaaaaagaaacagacaagaGATGGCACTAAAAAGAGTGTTGAGAGccactctaaaaaaaaaagcaaaagtcATGAGCATAAGGATTCAGGgagcaaaaaggaaaacaaaacaggttCTTGGAATGGCAGTCCCACAGCTTTACAGTTAGGCGCAAGTCCGAACAAAGACCTACAGTTTGTTCTCTCACGTGTGATGAATTCAAAATGCCCACTTCGGAGTAGGGAAACTGACTCGTCTGCCAAAAAGAATGGTGATGTTTCCAAGAATCAACATTCTTTACCAAAGGAAATTAGTTCAGAAAGATGTGATCATAGCAAAAGCAGCAGTAGAGAGGAAACACTTTCATCTAAGGGGAATTGCAAAAGTGCCACGTCAGAAAGtaaaatgggagggaaggaaaaggtttTAGAAGTACAAGAGGGAAAACCAAGTGATGAAAGGAGTGTGATGAGAGTAGCCACAGAGGCAAAGGAGTTACACACAGCACCTGGGCCCGCACCTGTCAGCATAGCCTCGGTCAGTGTGGtagacaaaataatgatgatggctgGAGGTCCCAATCGGTCCTCTGCTGCAGATTTTATGAATGTGGGAGATGCATCCACcacagagaagaaaacaaactcaTATACAATCcccaagaaaattaagaaggaaagtCAAGATAATCAGCTTGACTTGTTTGAAGATTTTCTCGTTGGTCAGGacagagatgag CTCCTTCAAGAGTTAAAGAAGCTAAAAGCAGAGCAAGAACAGCTGCAAGAGAGTCTCCGCAGCTCACAACAACGATGTTTGGGGCTGGAGAAGGACAATGAGACCCTTCTGAACAACATGTCCTCTCTGTGGAAGACTTCAGTATCTCAGCTGCGCCAAAAGACCAATGAGCTCACCACACTAAAGAGAGA GAAGGAGGCCATCATCTTCCGCCGAGCCATGCGTCAGGTGCCCAAAGATGAGCTTGACCGTGTTGTCTCACACATTGCTGCATATGACAAAGAGGAACTTAAGGATTTCATCAAT AGcctaaaggaggagaaagaagagaagaaggagtgTATGTGCTCAAGAGGCACAACAACCCCAGGGAGGAGTGAAAGCGTCGGCCAGAGAGTGAGACAGGCTACTAGAGGTGTACGTCTCAGTCCCTCTTCAGACAGTGAAGCACAGACACTCAAGAATCTGCtagggaagaagggggagacaGTCACCCACTCAGAAGAGAAACTCAGAACTTGGAGTAAGACCAGAGCTTCTTTCAGGTCCCAGAAGTGCCTGTTcccaagagaggaggagagaaaagaagacgtAAAACTAAAGACTGAGATGACAAAGTCAGTTTGGAGCCGCCTGGGAAGAAATGATCTGGATAGGAGAAAGACAGACGtcgaaaatgagagaaataggaTTAGtgcaaaggaggaagaacatgCGAATAGAAGCAGAGATGCCAGTAATCTAGGAGACCatagtagaaataaaaaatcttcatcagacaaagaaaaagattcAAGAAAGAGTGTGTTTTCAAGACTGGGTATTAAGAGAACCACTactaatgaagaggaaaatgcCAGTCCTTCCATTGATAAACATTCACAAGATGATGGTTCAGATGTTAAGAGAGGTCTGTCTAAAGATGGTGTGCCTGATGCTAAAACTCCacagggaaaaatggaaaagatgcATCATGTGAAAAAGGCTGTGGAGTTGAGTGATAAGTGTATGGAGAAAGTAAGGCCATTTAAGGAACCTCAGGATGAATCTCTGAAAGACAGGACACCATCAGGCATCCAGGTTTCCTCCATTAGTGAGTCTGCTGATGCTCCACACAGCACTACCATGAAGCATGAGAGCTTGGGTGCACATTTATCCAAAGATCCAGCACCTGCCCAAGAGAATGGGGATGAAACAGGAGTTCCTTCAGGCTTTGAAGATGAGATGTTAAGCAAAACACTATTTGGCCAGAGGATGAAGAATAGGCTGAAAAATTTAAGCAAGCCCCATCTAACAATAGAGCAGGAACAGACTTTGTCCTCTCCATCAAGTCCAAATGTACACACGAGTATACCAAAGCCACATGTAGAGACCACACCTACTCACAGACAGATAAGGCCACAAGACAAATCCAAAGCAACCATCACTAGTCCTCTTGAGAATGTGAGGAAAGTCATACCTGCAGAGTCCAAAGCTCAAAGTGAGGACAAGGTTACTATCAGGTCTGATGAAGGTGAAATCAAGCAAGATCTGTATGGAAATGATAAACAGGGTGATGGACTATCATTGGAAAAGAACAGCAAAAGATTGAGAAAGAAGCTGCTCTCCATATGCAAAGAAAGCAGTGAACTAGGGAATAAAAATTTTTTGAAAGGAAATGTAGAGGTTAGTAAAGAGCCTTCAGAAAAGAGAACTCAGGAAGTATATGAAACCACcagtgacaaagaaaaagaaaaggaactcACAGAAACAACCAGAGGAAACTGTCAAGAGATTCAGGAAGATAATGTAGAACAGGTTGAAAAAAATTACTCTGAAAGACAAGTTAGAAGTGCAGATAATGAAGACAtgatgaaaaacgaaaaaatgctGGGTGATCAGATGAAAACATCAGAGTGGAATGATATTGATAGTAAGGAAATGGATGGTGCAATTTTATGCTTGGCTAAACTTAGAAGTGTATTCATTAGTGAGGGGAAGAACATAAACAAGCAGCAAGAGAAAGATAAGCATCTTCTCAGTCTCTTTGGTGATGAAAATTTAAGTGAGGATGATGGTGAATTAATtagcaaggaagaaagtaaagaaaatcaaGGTTCAGAGATTCACAGAACCTCAGAAAGTCAAGAGACACCTAATAATCAGTGTACCAACAGGAAGCTTGAATGTAAAATGTTGTTACCACAAGTTAAGAATAGAGACTCAGCCAAGAAAGTGACAGAGGTACATACTGAGgttgaaaatgtacaaaaactTAAAAAGGACAGTGTACAAGCAGGTGATTGTGAAAATAAACTGCAACAAGGACTAAATAGTAACCAAGAAGGTGATACAGAAGACACAGATACAGTTACTGCCAAGGAATATCCAAAGAGGAAAGAATCAAACAGAACTGCCTATCAAGCTCAGAAATCAAAAGATGGCAGTGAGAAGGTGAATCATAAATCAGTactaaaggagaggaagaggaagtcttTGAAAAATGCCTCAGAAGTAGATGTGCAGAATGAAAGCAAGAGTAGAGACAAGAGCCAGACAACATTAAGGAGTGGTGAAGACCATAGTTCTATGTTTGAGGTAAAGCACAGGAAACACCATACCAAAGATAgaactaaaaaaataagatcAGATGCAAAAAAGCACAAGGATTCAGACATCCAAAATGTGGAGGAGCAAGCAAAAGAGAAAACTaactcagaaaagaaaaatgaaagcaagaaaACTTCCTTGGATATGAAACAGAAATCTGGCAAGTCAGAACACAAAACCAACACCAAGGAAACAGAAGACACTGTACCTGTAACACAGAACACAGATGAAAGGAATGGAGTGACTACAAGcaaaaggaagagcaagaagaaacaTGCCTCTGATGAaagtaatgataaagaaaaatctaGTGACACTACTAAAGGTGGTTCATTACAGCAGAAGAAAAATGATGGGAAGATTCTTACCAGAACTCCCACCCCTGTTTTAGATGAAGAAATGagtagtgatgatgaggatgaagaagatgCTGAAGTTGATGTAGAATTGAACAAGAGCCCAGTTCAGAGTCCTAGAATGGAAAATATATTGTTAGAACATGAAGCCTTGGATGGTATTAAGCAGCAGGATCAAAGTGATGGCAAGCAAATGAGAGATgcagaaggtaaaaagaagaatgtgaaaaataatccTGAAAAGAACCCAGATGAAGAccttgaaggagaaagaacaaatgTAATCAAAGATAAGAAAATTGGAGAAGAGGATTACTCCAACATTACACATGATAGGAATGATGAGTGTCAGGATaatgtgaggaaagaaagagaagtcaCCTCTCAAGACACCATGAGCAGTATTGATGACCAGGACAACGACATCTTGCAAAGTCTGCTGGGGACGAACTACAATGAGGACAGCCTCTTTTTATCAGAGGAGGAGTTATTGTATGAAGATGGCtgtgaaaaggaagatgaagaagaagaagaaagaaactctGTGCATGATCAGAAAATCAAGTATGGAAGTGATAGTAAGAATGACCATAAGGAGAGTATagtggaggaagaacaaaaattgaaaaaacagacagaatcaAAGGAACTAaatgaaaagacagacagagtttGTGACCTGGACACAAAAGTGAGCATCACAGAAAGTATCAGCTCCCCTCGAAGgtctggaagggagagaggacgaGACACACCTAAGGGCAAACCTCATGGAAGTTATGGTGGCCGGGATGACAcagacacaacaaaaaaaagtgtagacaAACAATCAAGAGGAGATGCACTCACTCCtaaaacaggagagaaggaaaattgcaGCCGGAGTCCATCACACAGCCCATCACCCCAGAAAGGTAATCTGTCAAAGCCTCTTGGGAGCAGAATAAAGAAGCTGTTCCCAAGTACCAGTAGCAGGAGGcagcaggggagggaggaaggtgttaGTCCCTTGATGGCCAGGGAGGAGAGGCTCCAGAGTaagagaacagagaaacaaGAGCCACTGAGTAAAAGAGCAGAGAAGCAAGAACCACAGagtaaaagaggggaaaggcaAGAGCAACAGAGTAAAAGAGTGGAGAAGCAGGAGTCACATAAAAGACTGGAGAAGCAAGAGCCACAGAATAGAAGAAGCGAAAGGCAAGAGTCAAGACATTCCAGAGATGAGACTGGTAACCTAAGGCCAAAGGATAAGGACAGGAGGAAAGATGCAGAGGAACACAACAGAAAGAGGGAGTCACACAGTCCACATGTGTTGTCATCCCAGAACAGAAAAAGTCCACCTAGATTGAGGAAgggtaggaaaagagagagaagtgaatcaGAAGTAAGTGGGAAAAAGGACTGGTCTCccagaaagaaaggtgaaagaagtTCACCAAGGAAAAGGGAATcaagagaagataaggaagagccagccagcaagaagaggagggtgTCTGTAAAGAGTCGCCTTACTCTACCACCCAACAGTGATGAGGAAAACATGACAAGACCAGCAAGGTGGCAGCCATCAACCCCAGAGACTCAGAGAACAAGGAGAATAAGCTCAAGACTAAGAAACCAGTCCCATGTTGCTGATGAACACATGAGAGAACCTGGTTGGCAAGGTGGAACACAATATGCTTCCAAGACTCCAGAGACTCAGAAAAAATCGTCACCCAGCAGTGTGCCTGTTGACAGCAAGTTACTCCGTAGCATTCTGACACAGTCTTCCTCCAAGTGTATGgaacaggaagatgaaaaggaggaaggagaattagatgaggatgaagaagagggaaaggaagaagatggcTGTGTTGATGAACCTATGAAGAATCATAACAAAGATAATGAGACGTGTGACACAGTCAGTAAGAAGATGAATGACATTGGGAGGCAACCATTGAAACCAAAGGAACATAATAGTAACatggaagacaaaggaaagactCTGCAGATCAAAGAACACAAGGCAAGTAAACACAATGCCTGTGTAGATAGCAGAGACACACAGGATGGCAAATCATgcgagacagataaacaaaacattCCAGTTGCTGCTGACAAGGAACATTATGAACAGAAAAATGCAGATTCCAAAATAGTAATCCCAGATAGGACACTAGACAGTGAAATAAGTCCTGAAAGGGTGCAGTACACAGCATGTGGCATAGAAGGGCAAAATAATCCCAGATCCAGCAAAAAGAGAGGTGAGCCAGAGAAGCAGCAGTACAGCCAAAGCAAAGCTTCATCACCCAGGATGACATCACTGGTGCAGGATGCTGTTCAACACCAAGATATGAAGAccagaaggaacagaagaaaaacactTGAGTACCTTTCAGAGGACAGAAAAGAGGACGAAGACCACAATAGGGAGAACTGTACTCCAGTGGATGATAATGCCACTTTTTATCCAGGAGATCTGTTTCAACTCATGCAGCCCAAAGCAAAGGGTCACCTTCCTCCAGACTTGTCAATGTCTTCCATTTCCTCAGTGAGTGATGACACCATAGACTTGATGGTGAAGCAGCACAATGAAAACTTTCCCTTTGATATCACCAATGGCAGTGATGACTCAGagacctctctcttgaaatacATAGCTGGTAGTGAAGAAGATAgatgtgatgataatgaggtctatgaacaaaaagaaagaacaaagggtAATAATTGTGTACCTAATAGTGACAATGACAGTTGTGATGAGGATGaagttaatgatgaaaaagtaaaaggaacaCTGCCTGAAAATTTACACAATTTGGGAACAAAAGAAATAGTTCTCAATAGTAACACAGGGATTAGTAAAAGGAAGACTCGGTTAATGCATGAAAATGAACAGGTCAGCCCTCATGATAATGACTTGAGTGGAGAGGAGTACACTAAAGATACTGAGTTTGCCATGCAGATACACAAGGAGGTCACTACCAAGGGTATGGAGAAGATTACCCAACAGTGCTACAAAGATACAAGTGAGTCAAGGTCTCCAGTTAGGTGTGGGTCAGAAAGTGCATTGTCATATTCTAGTACCTCAAGTGAGTCCAAATCTCCATTCAAGTGTGGTTCAGAAAATGTGTCGCCAAGTTCTAGTGCCTCAAGTGAGTCTAAGTCTCCAGTTAGGTGTGGATCACAGAATGTGTCATCAAGTTCTAGTGCCTCAGGTGAGTCTAAATCTCCAGTGAGGTGTGAGTCTCAAAACATGTCATCAAGTTCCAACACCTCTGACAGCAGAGCAGACACTGAGAGACAGGACATACCTATCCATTCAGCTGTCTGCACCACACATCCTTCcaacactgaggaggaggacattAGGGGCACGACTGTCTGCCAAACCAACATCACTGAGGCTGACATGGATGAGCAGGACCAGCAGAGCTCcagtgatgatgaagatgactcGGAGTTGGATGTTGAAAACACGGATGGTGAAACTGATGAACACACCAGAAAGTTGGCTGAAAATAATTGTAGAACCACTTCTGATGGTCAGTATTTCACCAGAAGAGAACATGAAGATAATGCAGTTGTTGAAGATTTACCAAGTGAAACCAGGCCCATCACAGAATCTGAGAAAGCTAATAATGAAGCTAATAGCTCTGATGACTCTGACTCTGACAGTGACTGCGAATGTAGTGaatgtaacagtagtagcagcagcagcagtagcagtagtagtggcagcagtagcagcagcagcagcagtgactcAAGTTCCTCAGACTCAGAAATGGAGGATGCAGGTGTGGATGGAGTGGAGGATCTTGAGAAGTCCATGTTTGGAGGTGAAAAAAATTCTGTGCCTGTTAATCACATGGCATCAGGGGTTCAGTCATGTGACCAGGAATCCAGTAAGACAGTGCCAGCCTCTCCCATCAAGCTAGTTTCTCCCACCAAACTTGGGTGTAAGACTCCAAAGAAAACACCTAGGAAGACTTCCAGTAGAACTCACATGACAGAACTGAGTGAGTCTTCAGGCAGCATGGGGGCCTTTAAGAAGACACCAAAAAAGCCTCCTTGCAAAAAGACACCATGTAAGAAAACTGTCAGTAAAGATGCTCAAAGCAGAACACCAAAAGCCAAAAGAGTCCATGCTTCCCTTCCTGCCAGCACAGAGAGGCAGCCCCAGGACACCGTCCATACTTCATCAGAAAAGAGCGGTCATTTTCACAGCCTTTTTGAACCTTCCAATGAGAATGGTATTAATGAAGACCACAAAACCAGCCAGGCAGATCTAGGCAACAGTGACATGCAGACTTCCCTCAGATGGTCACTACAGCAGTCTGAAGACACAGTGAGGACAAGGCATAACACTTCCACCCCACAAACAAACAGTGACTTGTCTTTGAACAAGAATCCTGAAAAACAGAAAGCTAGTCTTCCACCAGATTCATTTATTAGTAAAACTTCCCAATTAAAGCAGAAAGCCAGTCCTTTAGATGGAAGTTCCTCCAGCAAGACTTACTTCATGAGAAGTAAATTATCTCCAGTGTCACTAACTTCCACCCCTCAAACAAACAGTGACTTGTCTTTGAACAAGATTCCTGGAAAACAGAAAGTTAGTTCTCCATCAGATTCATTTATTAGTAAAACTTTCCAGTTAAAGCAGAAAATCAGTCCTTTAGATGCAAGTTCCTCCATCAGCAAGACTTACTTCATGAGAAGTAAAGTATCTCCAGTGTCACTAACTAATACAGCTCCATCCATGCCCTTCATAGAGACTGCTGATGCTCCTGATAAAAGATCAAGTTTTGGCCCCAGCCCTGGCCGCACAGCCCAGCTTTCTTGTACAGATTCCAATAATGTCATATCAGTGGTGcataacagcaagaaaaatGTGAACCAAGTACCAAAGAAAACCAGCTCCAGGACACCCAAAAAGGTTATCCAGAAGGAGGCAGTCACTACTACTCCCACAGTGGAAAAATCCACTGCTAAAAAGCGCCGGTTAACCCCAACCCTTGTGGTGTCTAATGTGAGGAACTCTTCAGGAAAGAAGATGCGGATGATTGCCCCAGCCATGTACGAGGGTGTCTCTCCAAGGAAGCTCTTTGCAAGGACAGATAAAATTAACCAGGAAAGAAATTCACCTCTTCTGTCTAGCCCTGGGAGCAGTGTAGGTTCCCCAGAACCCACAAAGAACAGCATCAACAAGGACATTGTTGTTCCGGTGAAAGTTCGGCGAGCCAAGAGACAGCTTAACCTTGGCTTATCAAGTTCACCAGTACAGCACATCTACATGGGCAAGCAGTCTCTTGGCCAAAGTAATGCTGCCGACAGTGGGAGCCTTCATGGAGGTGCCTCACAGGCTGGAGGAGGCATGACACCAGCACAACAAAAGACAGGTGACAGTTCAGGGCAAGTCCTGCGTAGGAGTCCAAGGAAGTCCCAGCAGTCCTCTAAGCTGAGCATATAG